A genomic window from Triticum urartu cultivar G1812 chromosome 7, Tu2.1, whole genome shotgun sequence includes:
- the LOC125523845 gene encoding agamous-like MADS-box protein AGL80, translated as MARNVTLQYISHDSTRRNRFKKRLKGLMKKADELAVLCDAKTCVLVYDEGKVVPEVFPSKAEAVGILNQFKITPELGRCKEVMNQKGFITKRIDKLRDQVDKTRRECEDGEIRSLLHKTMHGDLSGLVGLNIEELTKVGYKVDVLLKSIMERMAKIHSQAPPPAPCVTTGSIYMGSPALYMAPPQQESQLDMVSSGGDLDTLVYGGYANTNFSSSDMMMQMHSFDMGFGSSPFPPM; from the coding sequence ATGGCTCGCAATGTGACCCTCCAGTATATCTCCCATGACTCAACCCGGCGCAATAGATTTAAGAAGCGCCTCAAGGGCCTGATGAAGAAGGCGGACGAACTAGCCGTCCTGTGCGATGCCAAGACCTGCGTACTGGTGTACGACGAGGGCAAGGTGGTGCCGGAGGTGTTCCCTTCCAAGGCCGAGGCGGTGGGTATCCTGAATCAATTCAAAATCACACCGGAGCTGGGGCGGTGCAAGGAGGTGATGAACCAGAAGGGCTTCATCACCAAGCGCATTGACAAGCTTCGGGACCAGGTCGACAAGACCCGCCGCGAGTGCGAGGATGGCGAGATCAGGTCCCTCCTTCACAAAACCATGCATGGCGATCTCTCGGGCCTCGTTGGCCTCAACATCGAGGAGCTCACCAAAGTTGGCTACAAGGTGGACGTGCTTCTCAAGAGCATTATGGAACGCATGGCAAAAATCCATTCCCAGGCGCCGCCGCCAGCTCCATGTGTCACCACCGGCAGCATATACATGGGGTCTCCCGCGTTGTATATGGCACCACCTCAGCAGGAGAGCCAGCTTGACATGGTGAGCTCCGGAGGGGACCTCGACACTCTGGTCTACGGTGGCTACGCCAACACCAACTTCTCTAGCAGTGATATGATGATGCAAATGCATTCCTTTGATATGGGTTTCGGTTCAAGTCCTTTCCCTCCCATGTAA